Proteins from a single region of Enoplosus armatus isolate fEnoArm2 chromosome 6, fEnoArm2.hap1, whole genome shotgun sequence:
- the rerglb gene encoding RERG/RAS-like b yields the protein MNDIKLALLGSPGAGKSAVLVRFLTRRFIGEYASNANSLYHKRLSIDGRQLNLEVFDPCSQVRRARCILEEPVDWADGFVVVYNISDRTSFINAKNILRQIREARVDNCKGEVEVPVCLVGNKQDLCHARQVREDEGRCLAQENRCHFQEVSAAESYQDIANLFTQLIRQVMEHLKYRADRRRYSGSKSMAKLINNVFGKRRKSV from the exons ATGAACGACATCAAGCTGGCCCTGCTGGGAAGCCCGGGGGCTGGGAAATCAG CTGTCCTTGTGCGGTTCCTGACCAGGCGCTTCATCGGCGAATATGCCTCAAACGCCA ATTCCCTGTACCATAAAAGGCTGTCCATCGATGGCCGGCAGCTGAATCTGGAGGTTTTTGACCCTTGTTCTCAGGTGCGACGC GCCAGGTGTATACTGGAGGAGCCGGTGGACTGGGCAGATGGCTTCGTGGTGGTGTACAACATCAGCGACCGCACGTCCTTCATCAACGCCAAGAACATCCTGCGGCAGATTCGGGAGGCGCGCGTGGACAACTGCAAAGG GGAGGTGGAGGTCCCGGTGTGCCTGGTGGGTAACAAGCAGGACCTGTGTCACGCCCGGCAGGTGCGCGAGGACGAGGGCCGCTGCCTGGCTCAGGAGAACCGCTGTCACTTCCAGGAGGTCTCAGCAGCCGAGAGCTACCAGGACATCGCCAACCTCTTCACCCAACTCATCCGGCAGGTGATGGAGCACCTCAAGTACAGAGCCGACCGACGACGCTACAGCGGCTCCAAGTCTATGGCCAAGCTCATCAACAATGTGTttggaaagaggaggaagtcTGTGTGA